The bacterium genome segment GCGAGCCACCGCCGTCGACGTGCCCCTGATCGGAAGTGCCGATTCTCGGGAAACCGCGCTCGAGATCGTCAAGTCGCATCTCACCGATCGAGCGGTCGCCATCTACTGGAACTCGCCCAACAATCCGACCGGACGAGTCATCCCGAAATCCTGGATCGAGGCGTTGGTGGCCTGGGCGATCTCCGAAGACCTTTGGATCCTCGCCGACGAGGTCTACGAGAACTACGTGTTCGACGGCGAGCCCACCTACGCCCGCCCGCTCGCACCCGAGCGCACGTTTTCGATTCACTCCTGCTCCAAGGCGTTCGGCATGGCCGGCAACCGCTGTGGTTACGCCATCGGCCCGGGCGACACCATGTTTCACGTCCGCAAGGTCTCGACCCACACTTTCTACTCGACACCCACCGCCGCCCAGATCGCCGCTCGGCGGGCCTACGCCGGCCCCGGCGACACCTGGGCGGCGGAAGCCTGTGCAAAGTACGCTGAGCTCGGCGTCGCCGCCGCGGCGAGGCTCGGGGTCGAGCCCCCGGAAGGCAGCACGTTCCTGTTTCTCGACGTCGCCGAGTTTCTCGACGGCGAGGGCCTCATGGGTTTTCTATCCAGGTGCGTCGATCGGGGCATCCTCCTGGCCCCCGGACCGAGCTTCGGCCCCTATCCGACCCACGTGCGACTCTGCTACACGGCGACGTCCCCCGAGGTCACCGAGCGTGGTATCGACAGCCTTGCCCGGTTGCTCGATCGGTAGCTTTTCCGTACTGTCGCTGCCATGAGTGACCATGACGGCTCCAAGTTCGCCAATAGACTCGAGAAAAACACCTACCAGAATGACACGCTGGTTCATTTCGGAACCGCCCCATCGCAGAGGGACCCCGAAAGCTGGGTCGGAGTGCCCGAACGGCTCGTCGCTCGCCTGACCAGTCTGGGGATGGCCTACGAGCTCCACCACGTCCAGATGATCGACATCTACGACGACACCACCTTCCGGAGTCAGCAGTGCGAGAAGCTCTACGGCGAGCTCGAGTTTCTGGCCGGAGTGACCAAGGACGCTTTACTGGGCGAGGTCATCAACACCCTCGCAGGCCTTCTCAAACCGGTCCTCGGCAAGCCGCACCATCTCATGGTAAGCGGCAACTGAAAACTAGCTCTCGTCGACGGTTTCCTCTTCCGGCCGGGAGGCCTCGAGCGCGAAGCTGATCTTGACGTCGTTGCCGACGACCAGACCACCGGTGTCCATCACGCGGCTGAACGAGACGCCGTAGTCCTGACGATCGATCGTGAGTCCCCCCTCGATACCGATCCGTAGCGTGCCGCGAGCCGAGATCGGTCCGCCGAAGGTCACCGGCATCTGAATCTCGTTGGTGGTTCCGCGGATCGTGAGATTCCCGGTAACCAGATACTCGCCGTCACCGGCACTCTCGATCTTGGTGCTCTCGAAGGTCAGCTGGCCGTGATTCTCGGCATCGAAGAAGTCGGCGCTGCGCAAATGGCCATCCCTCTGCTCGTGATTGGTGTCGACGCTGTCGGCAACGATTTCGAGCTTCACCGAGGAGTTGACCAGGTCCTCTTCGTCGATCATCAGCTCGCCCGAGAACTCCTTGAACTCGCCCCGAACACTGGTGATCCCGAAGTGCTTGACCGAGAAACCGATGTTGGAATGGCTATTGTCGATGGCATAGGTCTCAGCGGCCTGAACCGCGGGCACGGCAAAGGTGGCCAGAGCGGCCGCCAGGGCCAGGGTCGAAAGGAATCTTGATCGCATCTGGGTCTCCTCAATGAATCGGTGACTGTGATTGAAAACCGCCTTCCTCGGCTGACGAGGGGCCTGCCCCTCCACGCGACGCCGGATGATACAACCTCCAGGCCGCTGCGCTGCGAGTATTGTCATCCCACCCCTACGGACGGTGCGATCCTGCCGCTATGCGTGTCGCGGCTGGCGCATGCACGGTGGTAGCCTTCCCGGAAAACCATGTCCAGCATCCCGCTAGAGGTGGAGAAGCGGAAGCGAGTATCGCCGTGCTGCCGGCTCGCGGCCTGCGCTCAGCTCTTCGCGCTCCTGTTGATACTCGCTGCAACCGAGGCCGGCGCTCAGGTGCCCAACCTCTTGAAAGACCTCAACGGTGTCAACGCGGGGTCTACGCCGTCCTACAAGGTGGAGATGGGCGGAATGCTCTATTTCTCCGCGTTCGAGCCCGATCACGGCCGCGAGCTGTGGCGGTCCGATGGCACTTCGGCGGGCACGAAACTGGTCAAGGATCTCGTCCCGGGACCGGACTGGGGCATTTCCCGTCCGGTCGTCGTCGGTGGCGACAGGCTCCTCTTCTTTCTCTACGAGGTCGATCGCGACTCCTGGGATCTCTGGACCAGCGACGGCACCGCGAGGGGGTCGAAGAAAGTCATCGAGGTTCCTACCGGAGGTCGTGCCCCTTGGCTCCTACCCGCGAGCGGTAGGGTTTTCTTCGGCATCGAGTACAGCGTCCTCGGCGGCCAGCTCTGGACCAGCGACGGCACGGCCGAGGGAACGGAACGGATCGCCGAAGGCTTCGACGGGCTCAACTCCTTCTTTGCCGTTGGAGACCGCATGGTCTTCGTGGCGAACGACCGGGTTCACGGCAATGAGCTCTGGACCACCGACGGCAGCCGGGACGGCACGTTCATGCTCCGGGACATCCGCTCTGGGTCAGAAGGCTCATACCCGCGGTGGGCCGTCGCCCACGAAGGCAGCTTGTATTTCAGTGCCGACGACGGCGTTCACGGAATGGAGCTCTGGACGTCCGACGGCACCAAGAACGGGACATACCTTGTGAAGGACCTCGCTCCCGGACCGGCACCCGCGGAACCCGGGGCCTTCACCGCGCTCAACGGCGAGCTCTATTTCCTGACGCGAGAGCTGCCTCATCTCTGGATCACCGATGGAACAGAAGCCGGCACTCGGGTGGCGGTGAAGATCCCGGGTGCCGATTATCTGTATTGGCCCACCTTGGTCGACGGCCGTCTGTTCTTCACGAGCAACGAGTACGAGCTCTGGACGTCCGACGGCACCCAGGACGGCACGCGGTTCGTTGCATCGGTTGGAGAGGGGTACACGGGTCCGAGAGATCTGACCGAGGCCGGTGGTCGCGTCTTCTTCATCGCCGATGACGGCATCCACGGAGTCGAGCTTTGGTCGTCCGATGGCACGGAATCCGGCACCCGAATGGCCAAGGACATCGGGCCGCCGGGACAAGCGCCGTTCTTCTATTTCAAGTACACCGGCGACTACATCCAAAGCTTCGAGTTCGACGATCGTCTGGTCTTCATCGCCAATGACGGCAGGCGTGGCTACGAGCTCTGGATTTCCAACGGCACCGAGTCCGGGACTTTCGTGCTCAAGGACATCAAGCCGGGGGCCTACGACGCCGAGGTTGGCCTGTTTCTGGAGCTCGACGGGCGCCTCTACTTCAACGCCGACGATGGAGTCCATGGCGACGAGCTATGGAGCACGAACGGCAGCAGAGGTGGCACGGTTCTGGTCAAAGACATCGACTCGAAAGGGACTCTGAGCTCGTCTCCCACCGAGTTCACCGGCATGGAGGGCGTCCTTTACTTCACCGCGGATGACTGCTCGTTCGAGTGCCCCGACCGGGACTATTCCACTGGGAATGATCTGAGTGATCGGGAGCTCTGGCGCAGCGACGGCACTGCCGCGGGCACCTTCAGGGTCAGAGACATCAACCCCGAGGGGCCGTCGTTTCCGACATACCTGGTCGCAGCCGGTTCGGGTCTCTTTTTCTTCGCTTCTGATGGTACGCACGGAAGCGAGCTCTGGACCAGCGACGGGACCCGACGCGGCACTCGCCTGGTTGACGATCTGGAACCGGGGCCCGAAAGCCTGTACGCGCACGACCTCGTGGCGGTTGGCGACCGCGTGTTCTTCAGCGGCTACTCTTCTGAATCCGGCCGCCAGCTCTACGTCAGCGATGGAACCGAGTTGGGAACCCGTTTCGTTTCTCCCCCCGAGGAGTTTCGCTGGCCCGATCGGCTCCACGCGCTCGGCGAGCTGGTTATCTTCCAGGCCGAGGACAGCGTACATGGAGAAGAGCTGTGGGTAAGCGACGGCAGCGACGCCGGGACGCGGCTGCTCAAGGATGCCTGGCCCGGCGAAGCGCCGGGGTACCCGTCGGCGATCGGAAAAGCGAACGGCCGCCTCTTGCTGCACATCCGCGACGAGGTACACGGACGGGAGCTATGGGTCAGCGACGGCACCCCCGAAGGTACCAGGCTGGTCAAGGACATCTGGGAGGGCCCCGAAGACTCCTATCCGGAGTACGCGCTGGGCGCGCTCGACGGCAAACTGTTCTTCTGGGCGGAAGACGGTGTTCACGGCGACGAGATCTGGGCGAGCGACGGCACGGCAGACGGAACCTACCTGGTCAAGGACATCCAGCCCGGTAGCGACAGCTCTATGGGCTACGGCACCGGCGCCGTCCTCGACGGCAGGATCTACTTCGCGGCCGGCGATGGTCGCGGCATCGAGCTCTGGAGCACCGACGGCACCGATGAGGGAACCTATCGGGTCAAGGACATCAACCCCGGGGCGGAGTCCTCGTTTCCGAACGAGTTCCATGAATTCGATGGGCGGGTCTATTTCGCTGCCAATGACGGCGTCCACGGCTCCGAGCTGTGGAGCACTGACGGAACCCGCAGCGGTACCGTTCTGGTCGCCGACCTCGATCCCGGGCACACGCAATCCTGGCCGCAGCAGTTCGAAAGCGTCGACGGGCACCTCTTCTTCACGGCATCGAGCAAGCGGTCGGGCCAGGAGCTCTGGGTCCTTCGAGCCGGCTCCGCGACCGCGGGACTACCGAAGCTCCTCACACTGCCCGATCTCGACGGCCTGGGCGGCGACGAGCTGGCGATCCTGGGCTCGAACCTTGCTGTGCGCGATGCGGCCTCGGGTGTCGCGATTTCTGCTGCGGATTTCGCCCCATCGCACAGATGGGAGGCCGTCGACTTCGAGCTCGCCACAAGCTCTGCCGACGACGAGCCTACCGAGCTCGCGGTGCTCACCCGCCTGCGCAAACAGGTCCAGATCTCCGTGCGCAACGCACTCAACGGTGCGGAGACCTCGAGTATCGAGCTCACGAGCAAGCACCATCCGCTTGACCTGGAAGTCGTCCCGGCCAATGGCGGCGGACCGACTCGAGCCGCCGTGCTGAGCCGGCGCGGCCTTGGCAAACAGGCAAGTGTCCTTATAACCCCCTTCGGAGCTCAATCGTCGGATCCTCTCGAATTTGCCCTGCCGGAAGCCTTCGACGCCGTCGACCTCGAAGTAACCGAGATCCCGAAACCGATACGTGGCCGTGACAAGTGGGGCCTCGTCGTCCTCGGCCGATCGAGTCTGTCTGGCTCCATGCGCCTTCTGACTCTCGACGCCGGGACCGGGCAGACGATCGGCGACGCGACGATCGACGGAAAGCTGGTCCCCATCGATCTCGAGATCGTCCAGGAAGACCCCAAGAAGCCCGAATACGCCAGCGTTCTGGCCCGCAGACGAAAGAACGGCGCTATCCGGATGATCACAGTGAATCTGCTCGACGGCTCAGTGACGCGAATCATCAGATCCCGCAAGAAACGTCTACCGCTGGATCTCGAAATCGCGCCCGGCCCCAGAGACTCGGCCGGCCCAAATGTTTCGATCCTGTGGACGGACAAGAGCGGTACGAAGACCGGCCTCTCGACCCGAAACGCTTTCACGGGAAAACAGATCGGGTCCGTTATCTTCAAGGGCGTCCAACATCCGGAGGACTTCTCGCTGGTTCGACTGCCCGGACGCAAGGTGGCGGCCGCGGTCCTTGGCGAAGCCGAATGCGCTGATCTCCAACTTGCCATCACTCTGCGGGACACAGCCAGCGGCGACCTCGTGGGCTGCTATCCGGCCGACTAGCTCGTTTCAGCCTGAGCTTTTCTCCGACGTCCGTCGCTTGCCACTGCCGAACTCGGACACGAACTTCGAACGACACGAGGTCGAACGCTACAAACGCGGCTGAAGGAAGCGCAGGGTGGGTCTCGGAGGGAGCCTCTCTGTGCTCCCAGAGAGACCTCACCGGCGCGACGCTATCGCCTCGGTCGAGACGGCTTTCGACCGCTACTTCCGTGCCGAAGATCGAAGCCTATAGCAGCCCCTACAGCCGCCGGTGCTCGGCCACCGGCATGGCCCGCCGGACTTCGGCCAGTCTCTCCGGATCCAACTCGGCCACAATGACACCGGGCTCCTCCCCGGCCATCGCGAGCACCTCGCCCCAGGGGTCGATGATCGCCGAGTGGCCCCAAGTCTCGCGCAGGCCTTCGTCGTCATGCTTGCCGCACTGGGCCGCGGCCAGGACGTAGCACTGGTTCTCGACCGCTCGCGCGCGGAGCAGGAGCTCCCAATGGGCCTTGCCGGTGGTCCAGGTGAAGGCCGACGGCACGCAGAGCAGCTCGGCGCCGTCTACGGTGAGCCGCCGGTAGAGCTCGGGAAAGCGCAGGTCGTAGCAGATCGAAAGACCGAGTGCGGCCAGGTCGGTATTCGCAACCACGACTTCCTCGCCCGGCTTGATGGTCGCCGACTCCCGAATGCTGACCTCTTCCGAGAGATCGATGTCGAACAGATGGATCTTTCGATAGATCGCGATCCGTTTGCCTTCGGGGTTGAAAAGAACCGAGGTGTTGTAGCAGCGCTCGGGCTCGTCCGAGCGCTCGTTGAAGGAGCCCAGCAACAAGAACGCTTCACACTCGGCGGCGAGCTTGGCGAACCGCGTGCAGGTCTTACCGTCGAGCGACTCCGCCCGCCGCACCTTTTCCTCATGAGGGCCGAGGAAATTGGTGTTCTCGGGAGTCGCGATGAAGCGGGCTCCCCGCCCGGCAGCCTCTCGAACGAAGGTCTTGGCCTCCTCCCAGTTGCGCTCCTCGTCGGAAGTCGAGGTCAGCTGGACCGCGGCGGCGAGAAACGGAGTATCCATGGAAGCCGATTCTACGCGGGCGGCTCGAGCGAAGCCGCAGCAGCGCGCAAGAGGGTCGCGGTGCCCTCGGCCCGCCGCCGCCAGAAGCTCGAGATCGGCGCGAGCGCCTCGTTTCGAGCTCGATGCCGATCCGCCCACCGATCCGCCTCCGCGGCGAGCCACTCGAGCGTCTCCCGCGGCGCCTGGCCGAGGAGGCTCTTCAAGGCATAGCGTCGCTCCCCCTTGCGCAGGCCCAGCCCCAGGTCTCGACCACAGCGCTCGAGGTCCGAACGCACCAGGATCATTCCCGTGCGAACCGGGGTCGTAATCGCCTGCAGGAACTCGTCGCCACCGGCATCGTCAAGCTCACCGAATGGCGGTGCCTCGCGCAGGTGAAGCGGCAGGCCGCCAGGCAATTGCGGAGATGGAAGAGCTGCCTCTTCGACCAGGGCGGCGGATAGCAGCTCACTCCATTTGCGATAGAAGTCCGAGCCGCTCTCTCCGACTTTCTCCAGATAGACCGGAAGCCAGCTCAGCAGATGTTCCCAGAGAAACGCCGAGCGCGCGTGTCGCCATCGGGATCGCGCCTCGTCGTCCTCGGCATCGGCCTGCCGCTCGGCGAGCTCGGCATAGGCCGCCAGCAGAACCGTCAAATGATCGGGCTCCGACGGCGGCGTTTCCCCGAGCGCGCGCCAGAAGCCCGCGATCCGGTCCCGTGCCTCGCCCCCCATCATGCCCTCACCGCCCAGGTAGACCGACGCGTACGGATAGAGCTGGAAGTCGAACAGATCCGTGTGTTCAACTTCGGAGGGTGGCGCTCCCAGTTCCAGGACCGTCGCGGCTTTCTCCAGAGCCGCACCGGGCGTCTCGGCGATCAGGGCGAGTAACCTGAAGATCTCCACTTTTCTCGAAGGTGCAGAGCGAAGACTGAAACGACCCGCTCGGCTCAACTCAGGAGAACGGGTCCTTGCCGATCTAGCTATTGACCGGCTCGGGCAGCTTGTAGGCGTTCTTAACCGGCTTGACCGGGCGCACCAGCCAAGCCGGGCGGCGGGTGCCGTCCGGGGAGTGGTCCATCGCCGACCGGGTCTTGGCCAACCAATCCTTGAACACTTGATGGGACCTCTCGATATCTACCGAGATGTCGCCATAGCCGTCTTGCGGCTCGGCCTTCTTCACTCGCACCGCTTGGTGCCAGCAGTGCATGCCCGAGATCGGATCAGGGTGGACCGGGAAGGTCAGATTCTGGTGCACGCCGACGTCGGTCCACCAGATGCGCGAGGTGTCGGGGTCGCTCGACTCGTACGGCCCCGCGCCCTTCTTGCGCTGGATCTTCCAGTCGCTGCCCTGATTGTCGAGCGACACGGTGGCCATCAACTGGCGCTGGCCGCGCGCGAGGTCACCGTCCGGTTCTTGGAGCTTCCAGCGACCCATGTGATGACTGCAAGCGACGACCTCGGGCTTGATTCCCTCGGTGACCCAGGCTTTGACCACGAAGTAGCCGTTGTGGGTCTCGACTCGCACCAGATCGCCGGTTCGGACACCGATCTCGGCGGCTTTCTTCGGGTGCAGCCACAGCGGGTTGGTGTGGGCGATCTCGTCCAGCCACTTGGCGTTGGCCGAGCGAGTGTGGATCTGCACCGGCAGCCGGAAGGTCGAGATAAGGCACATCTCGTCCGGAGCCATGTTGTCGGGGTGGACGTGGCTCTTGATATAGGTCGGGATCGTGTATTCGTCCCAGCCCCAGGCCGCCAGAGTCGGAGAATAGAACTCGAGCTTGCCCGACGGAGTCGGAAAGCCCCTGAGTATCTTGCCGTCGATCTTGACGCCGGCGAAGCGCCGGCCTTCATCGTCTCCGGGTGGAGCTCCGGTGGGAGCAAGGTTGACCGGCGCCGGCGCCGGCGCGCGCGTGAACACGCGTCCGTATTGGTCTTCGACCGGGTCCTCGAGCTCGTCGGCGGGAACCTCGCGCTCGTAGACCGGCCCGATGTCGCGTTCCACCTCGAAGGCGCCGTAGCGGCGCATGTACTCGAGCGGTTTCAAGCCCTCGGCCGCGGCCTTCTCGGGCAGTCCAGGAACCGATTTCTCGAACAGGAAACGATAGTACTCCTCGACCTTGAGCGGCTCGCCGGGGCGCTCCTTGGACTCGACGAACGTACGAATACCGAGCTCGCCATCCGGGTCGATGCGCCAGGAAAGCTCGAGCCAGAACTCGTTCTCTTCCCAGACCTCGCCGGGGTTGGTCTCTCGGGTGTCGGTGACCGTCTCGCCGAGCCGCTCCCGGGCGGCGCGCATCACCGGCTGCCGGAAACCGATCCACTGGGCGTCGTGGGTCTCGTAGGAGTGGGTATCGTGGCGCTCCGACGAATGCCCCATGGGCAGGATGTAGTCGGCGAAGTAAGCGGTCTCGTTCCAGGTCGGCGTCAGTGCCACATGAAGGCCGGTCTTCTCCTCGTCGGTCAGCATCTCGATCCAGGAGAAGCCGTCCGGGTTGGTCCACACCGGGTTGTAGACGCGGCTGAAATAGGTGTCGAGCTTGCCGCGGCCGTCCTTGACCAGATGCGGTAGCAGAAACGAAGCTTCGTACATCGTGAGCGGGAACTCGATCGGCCAGGTGAGCTCGCTCCAGTACTCCGGATGGCGCGGCAGGTGAATCGGCCGCGGCACGAACTTGTTCCAGGCGTTGGGGTAGGTGCCGCCGGGCACCGCGATCGCTCCCATCAGCGCATTCAAGAAGAACAGAGTGCGCGCGACTTGCCAGCCGCCCTCATTGGCCGAGCTGGCGCTCCTCCAGTTGTGGGTCGAGAGACGGGTGCCCGCGGTCGCCACCGTCTCGGCGACCCGGCGCAAGGTGTCGGCGTCGACGCCGGATTCCCGCGCCGCGAACTCGAAGGTGTAGCCCTCGTACTCGGCCTTCAACATGAGCTCGAAGCTCTCGAACGTGGGCTCGAGACCGGGGTGCACTGAACCGAGGTACTCCTTCCAGTTCCACCAGCGCTCGACGTACTCCCTGTTGTAGAGATCGTTCTGGATCAGGTAGTTGGCAATCGCCAGCATGACCGCGGCTTCGGAGCCGGGCTGGGTGGCGAGCCAGAAATCGGCATGGGTTGCCGTGTTCGAGAGGCGGGTGTCGAGCACGATCAGCTTGGCGCCGTTCTTCTTGGCGGTCATGATCCGCTGCGCGTGCGGGTTGAAATAGTGCCCGGTCTCGAGGTGGGAGCTGATCAGCAAGATCACCTCGGCGCGAGCGTGGTCCGGACTCGGCCGGTCGATGCCGCACCAGAACTGGTAGCCGGCACGGGCGCCCGATGAGCAGATATTGGTGTGGGAGTTGTGACCGTCGACTCCCCAGGCCGCCATAACCCTCTCGGTGAAACCGTCCTCCCCGGGCCGGCCGACGTGATACATGATCTCGCGCTGCCGCCCCTCGCGAATGGCTTTGGCGACTCGCCTCGAGATGTCCTCGAGGGCTTGGTCCCAGGTGACTCGGACCCATTTGCCTTCGCCGCGCTTGCCGGCGCGCTTCAGCGGATAGAGGATGCGGTCCGGATCGATGATCTGGTTCAAGGTCGCCGGCCCCTTGGCGCAGTTGCGCCCGCGCGAGCCCGGATGCTCGGGATTGCCCTCGAACTTGCGCACCTGAAGCGTGTCCTTGTCGATATAGGCCAGAAGCCCGCAGGCCGACTCGCAGTTGAAGCAGGTGGTGGGCACGAGCATGTAGCGCTTCTCGACCCGCTTCGGCCAGGACTTCGAGTCCAACTCGACCCAGTCGTCCCAGCGCTCCCTGGGCGGGAACGACGCCAGATGGATCCGGCTGGCGCCCGGGTAGAAAGTCTCGCCACGCGCTTCGGTATCTCTGCGTGCGGCGCTTACGCGCTCATTGAGTTTCTTGATGTCCGTCATGCCAAGGGTACCGCCTGTCCTGCCTGGACGTACGAGTGTTCGAAAGCCAGCAAACCCACGACAGCCACCGGAGCGGCGGCCGCGCCGATCCACGGGGCCGCCAGGACCGCAACCGTCAGTACTATTCCTGTCCAGAAGAAAGCTCTGTACCGGCCTCTCACCATCTCCCACGTTGCCAGGTGGGCATGAGCAGTGGTGTGGGTCAAGGTGACTTCGCCGAGCACCATGAGGAGATGAATCAGCGCGGAGACTGCGAGAACGATCAAGAGAGGCGGCACCACGTCCGGATCGACGAAATACGCAACCGGCAGGAGCGCCGCCGACCCCGCGAGAATCGCCTGCACGAGGAGGTGCGGTGGCAGAAGCGGGCTCTGCCAAAGATCTCGCGCCTTGGCCTGGGCGAAGAGATAGGCGGTGTAGACCGCGGTCATGGCCGCGAGCGGCAGACCGGGAGCGGCCAGGAGGGCTCGGCCGGGCCCGTCGAGCAGGGTCACCAGAAAGTGGAGTGCGAGGACCGCCGAATAGGCTCCGATGACAAACGCGCCCTTGACCAGCCAGCTCTTCCAATGCGCCTTGGTGAAGATCATGTAGAAACGTTTCGGGTGCTCGAGATCGGCGATCAGGACCAGGCCGGTGAGCCCGAGGAACGCGCCGGAAACGATGGGCGCCGCCCATCGCCACATCGGACTCTCGGCGTCGAGCCAACCAAAAAGAATCATGAGGAGCGGCAC includes the following:
- a CDS encoding pyridoxal phosphate-dependent aminotransferase; protein product: MPRYPHIAPTIAGMTGSIYSSLVHRLHSFEGETYPFHIGDTWMEPAVGTRMEDLTVADYPGMHRYAPVQGRRDLLEVIAGRTLERTGAAAEAKDILVTAGATGALGAIIGAIAEPGDEVLLLAPYWPLISGIVRSARATAVDVPLIGSADSRETALEIVKSHLTDRAVAIYWNSPNNPTGRVIPKSWIEALVAWAISEDLWILADEVYENYVFDGEPTYARPLAPERTFSIHSCSKAFGMAGNRCGYAIGPGDTMFHVRKVSTHTFYSTPTAAQIAARRAYAGPGDTWAAEACAKYAELGVAAAARLGVEPPEGSTFLFLDVAEFLDGEGLMGFLSRCVDRGILLAPGPSFGPYPTHVRLCYTATSPEVTERGIDSLARLLDR
- a CDS encoding YceI family protein, which codes for MRSRFLSTLALAAALATFAVPAVQAAETYAIDNSHSNIGFSVKHFGITSVRGEFKEFSGELMIDEEDLVNSSVKLEIVADSVDTNHEQRDGHLRSADFFDAENHGQLTFESTKIESAGDGEYLVTGNLTIRGTTNEIQMPVTFGGPISARGTLRIGIEGGLTIDRQDYGVSFSRVMDTGGLVVGNDVKISFALEASRPEEETVDES
- a CDS encoding carbon-nitrogen hydrolase family protein, encoding MDTPFLAAAVQLTSTSDEERNWEEAKTFVREAAGRGARFIATPENTNFLGPHEEKVRRAESLDGKTCTRFAKLAAECEAFLLLGSFNERSDEPERCYNTSVLFNPEGKRIAIYRKIHLFDIDLSEEVSIRESATIKPGEEVVVANTDLAALGLSICYDLRFPELYRRLTVDGAELLCVPSAFTWTTGKAHWELLLRARAVENQCYVLAAAQCGKHDDEGLRETWGHSAIIDPWGEVLAMAGEEPGVIVAELDPERLAEVRRAMPVAEHRRL
- a CDS encoding molybdopterin-dependent oxidoreductase, translating into MTDIKKLNERVSAARRDTEARGETFYPGASRIHLASFPPRERWDDWVELDSKSWPKRVEKRYMLVPTTCFNCESACGLLAYIDKDTLQVRKFEGNPEHPGSRGRNCAKGPATLNQIIDPDRILYPLKRAGKRGEGKWVRVTWDQALEDISRRVAKAIREGRQREIMYHVGRPGEDGFTERVMAAWGVDGHNSHTNICSSGARAGYQFWCGIDRPSPDHARAEVILLISSHLETGHYFNPHAQRIMTAKKNGAKLIVLDTRLSNTATHADFWLATQPGSEAAVMLAIANYLIQNDLYNREYVERWWNWKEYLGSVHPGLEPTFESFELMLKAEYEGYTFEFAARESGVDADTLRRVAETVATAGTRLSTHNWRSASSANEGGWQVARTLFFLNALMGAIAVPGGTYPNAWNKFVPRPIHLPRHPEYWSELTWPIEFPLTMYEASFLLPHLVKDGRGKLDTYFSRVYNPVWTNPDGFSWIEMLTDEEKTGLHVALTPTWNETAYFADYILPMGHSSERHDTHSYETHDAQWIGFRQPVMRAARERLGETVTDTRETNPGEVWEENEFWLELSWRIDPDGELGIRTFVESKERPGEPLKVEEYYRFLFEKSVPGLPEKAAAEGLKPLEYMRRYGAFEVERDIGPVYEREVPADELEDPVEDQYGRVFTRAPAPAPVNLAPTGAPPGDDEGRRFAGVKIDGKILRGFPTPSGKLEFYSPTLAAWGWDEYTIPTYIKSHVHPDNMAPDEMCLISTFRLPVQIHTRSANAKWLDEIAHTNPLWLHPKKAAEIGVRTGDLVRVETHNGYFVVKAWVTEGIKPEVVACSHHMGRWKLQEPDGDLARGQRQLMATVSLDNQGSDWKIQRKKGAGPYESSDPDTSRIWWTDVGVHQNLTFPVHPDPISGMHCWHQAVRVKKAEPQDGYGDISVDIERSHQVFKDWLAKTRSAMDHSPDGTRRPAWLVRPVKPVKNAYKLPEPVNS